From the genome of Rathayibacter sp. VKM Ac-2804:
GCGCCCCAGAGCACCGCGCTGACGCCGGCGCTCGTGCCGGTGCCGTCGCCGACGAGCTGGAAGCCGCGCCAGATCTGCGGGAGCGTGCTCTGGTACGCGAGCACGACGGCGGCGAGCGAGACGACGGAGGCGAGGGCCATGATCCAGCCCGCGAGCCAGCTCACCGTCGGGCCGGCCAGGCGCTTGCTCCAGTTGTAGACGGAGCCGGCGACCGGGTAGCGCGCGGCCAGCTCGGCGAAGCAGAGCGCCACCGCCAGCTGCCCGGCGAAGACCATCGGCCAGGACCACCAGTAGGCGGGGCCGCCGTTCGCGTATCCGAAGGAGAAGAGCTGGAAGGTGCCGGTCAGGATCGAGATGTAGCTGACTCCCGCGGCGAAGCTGCCGAAGCGGCCGATGCCGCGGGTGAGGGTCTGCCGGTAGCCGGACTCGGCCATCCCGTCGTCGGACATCGGCGCCTCCATGCACGGGGTCGGGCGCGTGCCCGGCCAGGATGGCAGGCGCCGGCGGGAGGCGGGGTGCGGAAGCACGGAAGGGGGGTGGGGGCGGGTGGCGATGGGGCTGGGAGGAGAGGTCGGGCGCCTCTGCGCCTGGGCGGCGGGGTCTCGAGACGCCGCTGGCGCGGCTGCTCGACCAGCAGGGAGGGGACGACTCCAGCGCGTCTGCTCCTCGCGTGGGTCAGCGCGGGGTCGGTGGGCCGAAGACGAGGATCAGCTCGGCGGGGGCGTCCGACTCGTTGGCGACTCCGTGGTGGCTGCCGGCCGGGGCGTAGAGGGCGTCGCCCGCGCGCAGCACGGCGCTCTCGCCGTCGACGGTCATCACGACCTCGCCGAGCACGACCACGTAGAGCTCGTCGGAGCTCTCGGGCGAGCAGC
Proteins encoded in this window:
- a CDS encoding cupin domain-containing protein, encoding MQIQRSGEDARRRPLYGGSGVLDLEYYFRATTALPSSVMRFHLEPGTSEGEHVHLAGDAGSCSPESSDELYVVVLGEVVMTVDGESAVLRAGDALYAPAGSHHGVANESDAPAELILVFGPPTPR